In a genomic window of Tamandua tetradactyla isolate mTamTet1 chromosome 17, mTamTet1.pri, whole genome shotgun sequence:
- the MCFD2 gene encoding multiple coagulation factor deficiency protein 2, producing MPMTMRCLQLFRTPFLCSLLWAFCALGARAEEPGASFSHPGSAGLDKNTVHDHEHIMEHLEGVINKPEAEMSPQELQLHYFKMHDYDGNNLLDGLELSTAITHVHKEEGSEQAPPMNEDELINLIDGVLRDDDKNNDGYIDYAEFAKSLQ from the exons ATGCCGATGACCATGAGATGTCTGCAGCTGTTCAGAACCCCTTTCCTGTGTAGCCTGCTTTGGGCCTTTTGTGCCCTGGGTGCCAGGGCTGAGGAGCCCGGGGCCAGCTTTTCACATCCTGGCAGCGCAGGCCTGGATAAGAACACGGTTCATGACCATGA GCATATCATGGAGCATCTAGAAGGTGTCATCAACAAACCAGAGGCAGAGATGTCCCCACAAGAACTGCAGCTCCATTATTTCAAAATGCACGATTATGATGGAAATAATTTGCTTGACGGCTTAGAACTCTCCACAGCCATCACTCATGTCCATAAGGAG GAAGGGAGTGAACAAGCACCACCAATGAATGAAGATGAACTGATTAACTTAATAGACGGTGTTTTAAGAGATGATGATAAGAACAATGATGGATACATTGACTATGCTGAATTTGCAAAATCACTGCAGTAG